GAATCGCGCCGGGATGCACGGGGGGCAACCGCCGCCCGGAGGCGACATCAGAGAAATCAACCCCGAGCCGGTCCAATTCTTCTCTGTCGATAATCATGTTTGGTTCAGCTCCTAGTGATAGTCGACAATCTCGACCTCCCAGGCGTCGCCACCACGCTAGACGAAGCAGATACGCCATTGCTCGTTGACGCGAACGCTGATTCTTGCCGGTCGGTCGCCACGAAGGGCTTCCGGCCGGTTGGCAGGCGGGACTCTCAGATCATCGAGGCGGACGTGTGCTTCAAGCAGAGCATTGCCAAGCTCGGTCGAGGGAGTATTGAGCAGTCAAACGCCTAACGCCACGAAGCTCAATTCATTGCTCCCTTTGCAACCCGCTTTCATCAGGCGACCGCCTGCCGCCCCGGTGACGAAGACCAGGGCGGCAGGCCTGTCACTTGCTACCGGCTGAACCTATTCGTCGATCTCGCCGGTGAAATAGTTGACGTGGGTGTCGCCCTCGTAAAACCTGAAGAAATAGTCGTCCGATATGTCCTTCCCGGCATAGAAGTCGGCCAGGCCCTGGTTCCAGTCCGCACCTCCGAGCACGCCGACCTTGCCCGAATCCGGATATTCGGTGATTTCCGGCATGAGGTTGGTCGACAGGCAGAGATAGACCAGGTCGCTGTCGCCGGTGTTGACCAGCTTGTGGGCTAGGTGCCGGCCGATCGGCAGGGCGGCGTAGTCGCCCGCCGACACCACGATATCGTCGTCGCCGATGGTCAGCGTGCCGGTCCCTTCGAGGATGAAGAGGGCCTCCTCGTTGCGAATGTGCGAGTGCTTCGGAAAGGCGTATTTTCCGGGTGCGACTCTGAAATGGCTGCAGCCCAGCTCGACGTTGCCGGTCGAGCTGCCCAGCCCCCTGACGACATGGTGGAACTTGTCGGCGACCGAGATTTCCTTCGGCTCGACGTCGTTGACGTTGATCACATGCTTGTGGCGGGCCATGGCGGGATCCTCCTTCCCTATGGTTTTCCCGGTGTTACAACGGGCCGCTGGGCGACCCCTTGTTCATTGGAGACGTGACGGGTGCGGCCTGGATGCCCCCGCAATGCGGAGAATCCTGATCCAGGACCCGGAGATGAAGCAACCCGCAAGTTGGAACGCACGCATGGCAGTCATCCAGGCCGCGACGGCACCTGGCAGGCAGCATTTCGTCCCGTATCAGTGCGGAGCCGGAACGGCGCCGCAGTTTCGCCGCGCGGGCGACCAAAGTGATCGTGTCGGCGCGGGCGGGCAGCTGCCTTCGTTCGCGAACGGGCTGCTGCTGATGGGCCCACAAACCACTGACGCTGATCACCGCCGCTCCATGCTTGGTGCGGCAGCGACGATCCAATTCGCCCCCAATTGCGGTGAAATTCAGAAAATGGTCACTGCCGTGCGACCGCGCGGCGAACGCAAGCAGTGCGCGGGTATCGCCGGTCACGTCGCCGGCGACGATATGCGCAGTGGGCGCTCCGGGGTTGGACAGTCTCATTTCGCGATCGTGCCCCGAGGGAGAGCGATCCGGAACTGAACGAACCTCCTGCAGGCTACATCAACAGCCCCAGCGTGTGCAGGTTGTCCGGATCCACGATGGCCGGAAACCCGGTCGGCGCCTGGATGTCGGATCGATTGGCCGAGTGCCGAATAACCGTAAAGCTTGTCCTGAACCGCAAGCGAGGCATTGCCGCCGTCTGCGGGACCCTTCAGGGATCCTGGTGCCAGTCCGGGTCGTCGCTCGGCGAGAGCGGCGTGTCGCCTACGAGCAGCCCTTTTCCCGGGACGTGGTTGATTTCGAGACGGATCCCGTCCGGATCTTCAAAGACGAAGTAGTAGTAGCCCGGAGCCCAGTTGCCCTCGAGCGGCCCCCGGTCGATCTTCGCCCCCATCTCGCGTAATTTCGTTGCCGCCCGATCCACGTCCTCTCGCGATCGGGCCCTCAGGCAGAGATGGTGCAGCCCGACCCGGTTCGGCACGAAGCGTTCGTCCTCGTACTCCGGTGCGGCGCGCTGGATACCGAGCGCGGTGCGCCCGCCAACGTGATAGACGAAGTTGTTGCCCTCATAGACCATTTGCATGCCAAGGAAGGGCAGCAGCTCGCAATAGAACTCCCGTGCTTCGTCGAACCGGCTAACGGTCAGGATCACGTGGGCCATGCCGTTGACTTCGATCATTGCGTCGCTCCCGGATTCGGATGGGCCGTCAGATGCTTGCGGGCCTCGTCGTCCCAGTTGCCGGTGGGACGCCCAAACTCCCGGCCGACCTCGTAGCCCCGCCTGAGCCCCGGGCGCTGCTGGAGCGCCTTGTACCAGCGCTTGACGTTGGGAAAGCTGTCGAGGTCTATCTCCTGCCGCTTGTAGGTGATGACCCAGGGCCAGCAGGCCATGTCGGCGATGGAATAGTCACCGGCAATGAATTCGCGCCCTTTCAGGCGTCGTTCAAGTACTCCGTAGAGGCGGAGCATCTCGTTGCTGTACCGCTCTACCGCATAGGGAATCGTCTCCGGCGCGTAGAGGCGGAAGTGTCCCGCTTGGCCCAGCGTCGGCCCGAGGCCACCCATCTGCCACATGAGCCATTCCATGACCTCCACGCGACCTCGCAGGTCGGACGGCAGGAACCGGCCGGTTTTCTCGGCGAGGTACAGCAGTATCGCCCCGCTTTCGAACACCGACACAGGCTCGCCGCCGCCCTGCGGGTCGTGGTCGATGATCGCCGGCATACGGTTGTTGGGGCTGATCCTGAGGAATTCCGGTTCGAATTGGGCGCCGCGGCCAATGTTGACCGCGACAACGCGATAGTCGATCTCCATCTCCTCGAGCGCGATGGAGATTTTCCAGCCATTCGGTGTTGGCCAGTAGTAGGCGTCGATCAAGAAACGTGCTCCTGATGAGGTTCATCGATCAGAATTCGAGCTGAGGGGTCGAACCCGATTCGTCTTGCGGCGCGCCCGCCCATCCTGACAGAGGTCCACCGTGATGCGACGGCAGCCTGCCACACGTGTTGGCAGTTCCCGACATTCGGTCGGCTTGCGTGTGCAAGCGTCTCGACTTGCTCGATGGGCGAGTTTCTGCGAGGCAACGCGGTTAGGCTCGCCCGGACGACTGCCGGCATTGTCAGCGTGATCAATAACCGGGCGGTGGAGCGAAGCGGTGATATCCCTCTTCGATCAGCGCGGCCATGTGCAGGCAGGTGCGATCGTCGTACTGGCGCCCGACGATCTGAATCCCGACCGGTAGGCCGTTCGCCAGCCCGATCGGTGCCACGGATGAAGGCAGGAAATACCCGCAGGGATAACCGGCCCAGAAGAGCTGATCGACGACCGGCTGGGTTCTGCCGTTGACGGTGATCGTTCGGTCGTGGCGCTCGCCCGCCTGGTCGTGCGGGAAGGCCGATGAGGATGCGGCGGGGCAGAGCAGCAGATCGTAGGTCTCAAACCACTCTTCCCAGCCGGCAATCAGCTTGTATCGGCGTTCGTTCCACCTCAGCCAGTCCCGGTGCAGCATGCCTTGGGCTTCCAGCATCCGGCGGCGGTAGGGAGTCGCTTCCGCCGGGAGACGGGCCAGGTCTTCGTTGCCTTTCGCGATCACCTCGTCGCCCAAGCGCTTGGACGTCGCCGCTCGCAGCAGCATGGTGTAGGTCTCCATCGCCTCCGCAGGGGTGAAGGCGGGCTTGGCGTCAAGCTCAACGGTCACCCCTTCACCCTCCAGCCAGCGGGCAAGCGCGGCAATGGCGTCCTGGTAGGCATGCTCGACCTCCGCCTGCGGATCGCTCAGCATGACCCCGACACGGTAATCCCGGAGACTTTGTTTCCGCGGCTGGGGCAGCGCCAGTTGCCATCCCCGCGCGGCAGGGCCGTCGGCTCCGGCCAGAAGGCCGAACGCCAGCTCAAGATCCACGGCCGATCGGGCCAGCGGGCCAACGACCGCGATGTCGGTAGGGGCAAGGTCGCCGGGCAGTGCCTGGCCCCGGCCCGAGATGATCCCCCAGGTCGGCTTGTGACCGAAGACGCCGCAATAGTGCGCCGGGTTGCGGATCGAGGCGCCAATGTCGGAACCGGCGTCCAGCCCCGTCATTCCCGTGGCGAGCGCCGCCGCCGATCCGCCGGAAGAACCGCCCGGCGTCCTGGTTAGATCCCAGGGATTGTTGCAGGTTCCGTGGATCACGTTAAAGCTCTGCCAGTCGGACAGCATGGACGGGACGTTCGTCTTGCCGAAGACGACGGCGCCCGCACGGCGATACTTCCCGACCAGGGCCGAGTCGGCGGCCGCGATGTTGTCCCGGTGCTCCGGAACCCCCCACGTCGTGGGCGCACCTATGAGGTCGAAGCTTTCCTTCACGGTCACCGGCAACCCATCCAGGGGGCCGGTGTCTTCGCCTGCCGCGCGGCGCTGGTCCGAAGCGTCCGCTTCCGCCCGAGCACGCTCGGTGCCCTGCCAGATAATCGCATTAAGCGCTGGATTGTGCTGCTCAATTCTTTGGAGAAAGTGATCGAGCAGCTCCCGGGCACCGATCTCTCTCCGATCGAGCAGCGACATCAGTTCGGCGGCCGACAGGTAATGGATTTCAGACATTCTGCGCCCCTTGTGCTCGAATCTCACCCCCGCGGCAGGTGCCATTGGCCTAGGTGAGGCCATCCGCAACTCCGCTCGTGGTCATGATGGTTGTGTCGCGACACTGCCGGACGATATCCGGCGCCCTCTGGGTACAGTAGTCCACATCAGGCGCCGGCGGGAGAGCGGGTAGGCTGTTCGTAGTCTCCCCGGGGATTGTCGTCATTGCGGCGGCGCCAAGGCCGCGAGGAGCGGTATGAGAATCGGAGTCGGGCGATGATTGATCGGATTGACCACGTGGTGCTCAACTGTCGCGATGTCGACGCGATGGCGGAATGGTATGAACGCGTACTGGGGTTTGAACGAGTCGACTTCTTCGGGCCCATTCCACGGATAGCGCTCAAGTTCGGTAGGCAGAAAATCAATCTTCGCCCGAGCGGAGCGAGCAATTGGATGACCGGCGAGGTCGATCCGCCTGGTGCGCTGGATCTCTGTTTCATTACCGAAGGCAGTCTTGACGCTGCAATCGAGCGCCTGCGTGCGGAGGCGATCGAGATCGTCCACGGCCCTGTCGCCCAGAAGGGCGCATTGGGCGACATGACATCAGTCTATTTCCGGGACCCGGAGGGCAACCTGCTGGAGATCGCCGCCTACGGGGAGCGTTAGCCCCCGGAATGCCGGCTGTTTCGGACGACGATGAAGATTGGCGGGTGGTGCCGTTTCCGTCGTCTCCTGCGCGCTGGCCCGCGAGAAGCGCGGTGCCGAGGAGCCTCCCCTGCGCCAAGATGGGGTGAGCATTGCAACCCAATGGGATTCCAGCATGTCTCCTGAGATCGTGAAAGACCTTGCCCCGAGCGGTACGTTGCGCGCCGCCATCAACATGGCCAACTTTCTTCTGGTTACCGGCCGCACGACAAGCGGAGATCCGGACGGCGTTTCGCCCGACATGGCGCGCGAACTTGCCCGCCGCCTTGGCGTCGGCGTCGAACTGCTGCCATACGCGTCTCCGGGCGAGATCGCCGACGATGCCGGAACCGGCACTTGGGACATCGGCAATATCGGCGCGGAACCGCAACGTGCCGAAAAGATCGACTTCACGGCGGCCTACTGTGAAATCCAGGCGACATACCTGGTGCCGGCCGGATCACCGTTCGAAAGCATCGCAGATGTAGACCGTCCGGGAACGCGCATCTCAGTCTCTGCCCGCAGTGCCTATGACCTGTGGCTGGAACGAAATATCAAGCACGCGGAACTGGTGCGCAGCAATGGAATCGATGCGTCGTTTGAGTTGTTCGTGAGTGAAGGGTTCGATGCACTTGCCGGGTTGCGGCCCCGGTTGGCGGCGGATGTCGAGAACCTGCCCGGCGCCCGCATTCTCGAAGGTCAGTTTACCGCGGTGCAGCAGGCCATCGGCTGCACCCGCGGGCGCGATGCCGGTGCTGCCTTCCTCAAAGAGTTCGTGGAAGAGACGAAGGCCTCTG
The Rhodospirillales bacterium genome window above contains:
- a CDS encoding type II toxin-antitoxin system RelE/ParE family toxin, whose translation is MLNTPSTELGNALLEAHVRLDDLRVPPANRPEALRGDRPARISVRVNEQWRICFV
- a CDS encoding cupin domain-containing protein — its product is MARHKHVINVNDVEPKEISVADKFHHVVRGLGSSTGNVELGCSHFRVAPGKYAFPKHSHIRNEEALFILEGTGTLTIGDDDIVVSAGDYAALPIGRHLAHKLVNTGDSDLVYLCLSTNLMPEITEYPDSGKVGVLGGADWNQGLADFYAGKDISDDYFFRFYEGDTHVNYFTGEIDE
- a CDS encoding VOC family protein, whose product is MIEVNGMAHVILTVSRFDEAREFYCELLPFLGMQMVYEGNNFVYHVGGRTALGIQRAAPEYEDERFVPNRVGLHHLCLRARSREDVDRAATKLREMGAKIDRGPLEGNWAPGYYYFVFEDPDGIRLEINHVPGKGLLVGDTPLSPSDDPDWHQDP
- a CDS encoding glutathione S-transferase N-terminal domain-containing protein, translating into MIDAYYWPTPNGWKISIALEEMEIDYRVVAVNIGRGAQFEPEFLRISPNNRMPAIIDHDPQGGGEPVSVFESGAILLYLAEKTGRFLPSDLRGRVEVMEWLMWQMGGLGPTLGQAGHFRLYAPETIPYAVERYSNEMLRLYGVLERRLKGREFIAGDYSIADMACWPWVITYKRQEIDLDSFPNVKRWYKALQQRPGLRRGYEVGREFGRPTGNWDDEARKHLTAHPNPGATQ
- a CDS encoding amidase; protein product: MSEIHYLSAAELMSLLDRREIGARELLDHFLQRIEQHNPALNAIIWQGTERARAEADASDQRRAAGEDTGPLDGLPVTVKESFDLIGAPTTWGVPEHRDNIAAADSALVGKYRRAGAVVFGKTNVPSMLSDWQSFNVIHGTCNNPWDLTRTPGGSSGGSAAALATGMTGLDAGSDIGASIRNPAHYCGVFGHKPTWGIISGRGQALPGDLAPTDIAVVGPLARSAVDLELAFGLLAGADGPAARGWQLALPQPRKQSLRDYRVGVMLSDPQAEVEHAYQDAIAALARWLEGEGVTVELDAKPAFTPAEAMETYTMLLRAATSKRLGDEVIAKGNEDLARLPAEATPYRRRMLEAQGMLHRDWLRWNERRYKLIAGWEEWFETYDLLLCPAASSSAFPHDQAGERHDRTITVNGRTQPVVDQLFWAGYPCGYFLPSSVAPIGLANGLPVGIQIVGRQYDDRTCLHMAALIEEGYHRFAPPPGY
- a CDS encoding VOC family protein, producing the protein MIDRIDHVVLNCRDVDAMAEWYERVLGFERVDFFGPIPRIALKFGRQKINLRPSGASNWMTGEVDPPGALDLCFITEGSLDAAIERLRAEAIEIVHGPVAQKGALGDMTSVYFRDPEGNLLEIAAYGER
- a CDS encoding ABC transporter substrate-binding protein, producing MSPEIVKDLAPSGTLRAAINMANFLLVTGRTTSGDPDGVSPDMARELARRLGVGVELLPYASPGEIADDAGTGTWDIGNIGAEPQRAEKIDFTAAYCEIQATYLVPAGSPFESIADVDRPGTRISVSARSAYDLWLERNIKHAELVRSNGIDASFELFVSEGFDALAGLRPRLAADVENLPGARILEGQFTAVQQAIGCTRGRDAGAAFLKEFVEETKASGFVAELIEQHGVAGRLSVAPPAR